The Pseudanabaena yagii GIHE-NHR1 genome segment CCTCGGCGCACCTTCAAAAAACATCTTGCCCACAGGCACGCCATAGACCTTCATCGGACTAATTGCGCCTGCGAGGCGGTCAGTTTGCCTTAAATGTTCGCGATCGCCATTGGCACGACCTTGCCGATATTGATTTAAAGTTTCTACAAATTCTGGTTTAGACATCCGTCCTACGAACTTGACATATTCTGCCCAAGTTTTGCCCCATTGCAGATTTTCTACCAGTTTGCGTGGTTGACCAAGGGGGAAATCGACACCTGCAATCCAAGATGGCGATCGCTGTAAAAATTCCATCCAAGTAGGAAAGTTGGTAAAGCGCTCAATCCTCTCAACTTGCAAAACTATATCATCGAGCCAAGCCTCCGCACAGACAATCGTCTTAGCTTTACTAGGTGCACTCGTAAAATCAATTCCATATATTTTCATGTATACAGTCCATTTTTGAAAGCACAGCTTTGCCGTACTTTCAAAATTTTCTCTAGGCTGGATGTTCTATCTATTCCTAACTTTAATTTCTATTTGTGCTGGTGCTTGGGATGGCGTTGCGGATGGCGTAGGTGGCGTAGGTGCACCTGTAGCTGGAGTAGGTACACCTGATGGAGATGCAAGGGGAGTAGGAGGTGCTGCGATCGCCTTATCCTTTAGTGCGACTTTTAACTGATAGGGAGTCTCAGGCGCACCTGCAATAACTCTTAGCTGAACCAAATATGTACCATCCGCTGGGATATCTAATTCTGTACTTGGCACATTGACCGTACCAGGTATCCCCACTCCCTGCTCATTCAAGATACTCAGTAATACTCCATTCCCTGTAACTGTCGCACTCAGCAATTGTCCAGCCTTAGCCGTAATCTTGTAGGCATGAACTGCATTCCCCGATATTTTGTTAGGAATCACTAACGATTCCTTATTTGCCTCCACTGTAAGTACCTGATTCACCGCTTCTGGATTGGGGTTAGTAGTAGCAATAGGATTTGTTGGTTCGGTAGAAATTGGCTTAGGGATAGGAGGCGCATTATTGACAATTACCGATTGCTGATTATTCCGCATCATTGCTGGCAGGGCAAATGCAGCAATTACGGCAACTAAAGCTAAAAGCCCCCCAAACAAAAATAGGACTCCAGAGTTAGAACTAGATGATGGAGATGCTGATACAGTGCGGCGCGTTGATGGGCGATCGCTAATGGACTTGGAACCATTATTAGAGAGGGCTAGGCGACTGGACTCAGTAAGAATGGTTGATCTGACGATCTTGCTGGTAGTAGCTTGGCGCTCAACTTCAGTCATCGTCGCAAATGTAGTAATACCTTGATTGACTTCACGCACCGACTGATAGCGTTGAGTGTAGTGATAGCGCACCATTCTTGTTAAAACCATAGCTAAGCCATTGCTCACCTTCGCTTTGTCCCGCCACACTAATTCGCCTGTAGATGGATCTGTGGGTAAGTCCGTGGGGGCATAGCCCGTGAGCGCCTTAATCGCTACCATGCCTAATGCGTAGATGTCACTACTGTAATTCGGGCGACCTGCACATTGCTCACTAGGCATATAGCCAGGTGTCCCAATCGTTACAGTGAAGCGTGACTCGCCTTTTTCATCGGCTGTCAATTTTGTATTAGCATCCTGCATCGCTCTGACTGCGCCAAAGTCAATGAGGACAATTTTTTGATCTTTCTTACGGCGAATTAAATTATCTGGCTTGATGTCGCGGTGAATTACGCCTTCAGAATGAACAAACTCTAAAACTTCCAGAACATCTTTTAAGATCTTGAGGACTTCAACTTCACCAAGCTGCTTATCTCTGGGGGGAGCATCAATATTTTGTAGTTCCTCAAGAATCTGTTCTTGGGTCTGATGATCGAGGTCGGATACTTCGGGCAGAGGGGCTTTTAATTCGTCATAGAGCGATCGCCCTTCGATAAATTCCTGAACCAAGAAAAACTGTTTATCTTCCTCAAAATAGGCAAGCAACTGCGGAATTTGATCATGCTTTCCTAGTTTTTCGAGGGTTTCGGCTTCAGTGTTAAATAGCCGCCTTGCTTCACGAATAAAGTTAGGATCATCACTAGCAGGCTTGAGTTGTTTGACGACACAGGGGGGCGAACCCGGACGACGCATATCCCTAGCGATGAAGGTCTGCCCGAAACCTCCCGCACCGATTTTTTTAATTAATTTATAACGTCCGTCGAGTACTTTGGCTGGCATGGCGATCGCCTCTTTAGTTATGAGCTAAGGATATATGAGGGCATCTTACTAATTTTATAATTTCTAATCTTATAATTTTACGGTTCTACGTTTCATTCTTTCGTAGACTGGAAAAGCTGTAAGAAACTGATAATGAGAATTCTGGATTTGATAGTTGTCATATTATAAATAGCTATATTAAGTCGTATCATGGGGATCTAAACAAAATATTTTCAAGCCTCAAAGTGAATGAATCTGATTGTGGAAACGGATGTACTTACAAAAAAAGTCCAGAAAATTGACGATGAACTGTCCAAGCGATCGCTAGCCCTTGATCCTAGCGGCTACTTTATAATTTATGTTGATCGCCAGCAAAATTTAATTTGTGCGAAACACTATAGCAACTTCATTAATGAACAGGGCTTAGCCGTTGATCCTGAAACTGGCAAACCAATTCCTGCAAGAGGCAAAGTAGATCGTCAAGCGGTGCAATTGTTTACAGGTCGAACTGCTAAGGAACTCTGTGTGGAAATCTTTGAAAAAACACAACCTTGTCCTGTTACACTATTCGACCATGCCGCTTATTTGGGGCGAGAAGCACAACGCGCAGAATTAGCGTTATTGCAGCAGCAGGAATATATCCAAGACTGAATCCTGAAATATTACGATGAAAGGCGCTTGCTGCTGGGTATCGTGATCCTCTAAATATAGTCATAGAATAATCATTAAATTTAGTCATAAGCGCCAGATGTCACCTTCGAGCATCACCTCAATCAATAATTGGTGGGAAATCCAAGTTCTTGCTGAACAGGCATTAGAAGAACAAATTTTTTGGCGATTACAAAGTTTTGGTTGCCAAGGTATGGTGACACAAAAAAAAGATGGACAGATTCGCGTTAATAGCTATCTGCCTATTGAGAAAGGGCAGGTTTTAGATTTAGCAGCTCTGGCGCTATTGCTCAAACAAGATGCGATCGCCTGCAATTACGAGGCTCCGATTACGCAGTGGACAGTCATCAGCGATGAGGACTGGTCATCAAGCTGGAAGCAACATTGGAGTCCACAGGAAATCGGCGATATGTTGGTAATTTATCCTGCTTGGATTGATCCACCGACAGATAGCGATCGCAAAATTTTACGACTTGATCCTGGTAGTGCCTTTGGTACAGGTGCTCATGCAACGACACAGTTATGTTTAGAAGCTCTAGAAATGCGCCTTTGGGGAGTAAAGCCAGAAGATAATATTGTCGTGGCGGATGTCGGATGCGGTTCAGGAATTCTCAGTATTGGGGCTTTGTTAATTGGTGCAAGCCAAACCTATGCGATCGACAATGATATTTTGGCGATCAAAGCAACTAATCACAATCGCCAACTTAACGACATCCCTGAAGAAAAAATCTGGGTACAGGAAGGCAGTATTCAAGATTTGATTGCGAATATGCCTGCTCCTGCCAATGGATTTACTTGCAACATTCTCGCCGATATCATTGTTGATATGGTTCCCTATTTCGATCAGTTAGTCGATGAGAATGGCTGGGGAATTTTGAGTGGTATTTTAATCGAACAAGTCCCCAAGGTCGCGGATGCCCTAGATGCCCACAAGTGGGTGGTTGCCACTTTTTGGAAGCGTCAGGAATGGGCTTGTTTAACAATTAGGCGATCAGAATATTAAAAAGGAAAGCGCTATGCGCTTTCCTTTTTAATATTAAATTGGACGGGCAACCATAATACCGATCGCATGATCGACACGCTCGACATAACGCTGTAAATCAGGAGAGATTTTGACCTTTCCTGATGGGGAAGCATGGATGAAGCTGGTATTTTTTGGCGTGAGATAAACTAATCCTGTATGAGTAGTATCTAAACCTTTGATATCTGTCACTACAGCAATAATATCGCCAGATTTTAATGAGGGATAAATCGAATGGATTTTATGAGAGGGAATATAGCGCAATGGCTGCGATCGCATTTCCAGTTCCATTCTCTTTTCCGTTGCCAAAATACATTGATAATTGGCTTCACTATTCTTGAGACGAGGATATTTTTGCCAATGGCTACTCATAAAGTTTAGGGATTTGTTAAGCGGAATGCCACCTAGCTCCTCAGTGCGATCGCTTACAATACCTCGTTTCTGATTATCACGTATCCATTCCGAGAAGTAATGCAAACGGCTGCAATAGCCATCTAGCTTACCATCTGCATAACGTACTTCTTGAATATTCTGGACGAAGTTCTCATAGGAGGGATTCGCGGCTAATAAATTGCGTGAGAAGGCTAAAACTGTCTCTACAAATAGCACACAGTCAAATTCTGTAAATGAGACAAATAGTTTTTCTGTTTCCCCTTGATCTAATAATCCTTCGCGATAGCTTGTGCCAATGAACTGATTCGCAACAGATTTCAGAACTTCACTAAATGATGATTTTGATAATTGGCGATCGCCAAATAATTGCATTAATCGCTGATATTCTTTTCTATCTTTTGCAGAGTCTGTAGATAAATTTTGGGAAGAGTTTGGAGGTGAAGTTTTACGCTCAGTCTGTGTATTTGTTGCTGTGACAATAATCTGATCCCTTTGATCATTTTTAAAATTGGGAATGAAATAATCGCTAAAAGATAGTCCTAATAAAGTGCTTAGCAAAAATGGTTTGATAACTTGGGACATGAATTCCTAACTCGTTGCTGAGGCGTTATAAATCTCTTGAGAGATATTTATAACAAGAGAATACAAATAGCGTCGCAAAGCGACGCTATTTGTATTCTCTTGTTATATAACGCATGGTGACTAAATGATCGAAAAATAGATGCAAGATCACAGATGATTGTGCCACCCATTGGGCGGCACAATCATCTGTGATCTGCTTAAGTGGGAACAAGTTCGCCAGGACGCAATTTCATCCATTTCCCCATTTCTGAAACAAAGCTCTCACAACCGACAACATCCCATTCCATTTGAATATCGTCAGTTGATTCTGTACGGATATTAACGTTAATTGTTGGAGAAATTGCTTCAAAATCTGGATGATCGGTTAAATGGGGTTGCAGATGTAAAGCTTCGACGGAGTGGTAAGTTGTGCAGCGATCGACATAGGTGCAATTGATGCAGATACACATGGCAGTTATACCTAATTCATGGGGCTATCCTAACAAAAAAATCCCTAAGATGTTTACTGAAAGCCTATAGTAGCTATAGGGCATAAGAATAGATTCAAAACCATATGAAGCAGGACTTTAAAGCTATTCTTAGCTAGTAGAAATTTGGGAGATATTGAGAATTTTCAATTGATTTCATAACTATAAATTACTGGGAGAGCTTGTTGCAGCAGTTTTGGATTCAAAGCCCCAAGGAAATTTTGAAAAGCGTTGCAAAGCAACGCTTTTCAAAATTTGCTCGGGTCGAGATTGACCACAAAGCCCTGTATGAGGTTTAACCTGTGCTATGTATCTCTCACATCGGATTGCTATACAATACCTACTAGCAGTTTTAATTTCTTAATAATTTGTTGCATTAAATCCTATGGCACTAAAGAAAGGCACACTTGTTCGCGCAATTCGTGAAAAGCTCGAAAATAGCATTGAAGCAACGGCTAATGATACTCGCTGGTCGTCCTATATTTTTGAGACATGGGGCGAAGTATTGGAGTTTCGTGGTGATTATGTCCAAGTCAAGTTTAGTAAAGTGCCAACCCCTGTAATTTGGCTCCATAAGGATCAGTTGGAAGAGCAAGCCGCATAGTTTACAAAAAGCTCATCCTAAGGATGAGCTTTTTAATATGTGTAGAGTCTTTCATTCTCACTAAAAGCTCTGAGAATGAAAGACTTGTCATCTTTAACATTAATAATTACAGATATAGCGCTTTGCGCTTTCTCGAAACCCAAATAAATTTTGAAAAAGCTTGCTTCGCAAGCTTTTTCAAAATTTATTTGTATTACACAAACCCTAAATAGGCTATATTCGTAAGTTCATGACTATTATTTTGACTAATGATGATGGCATTGATGCAGAGGGAATTTGGTCTTTGCAAAAAGCTACAGAATTAGTATTTGGAACTAAGGGGGCGATCGCAGCACCAATACGTCAATATTCAGGCTGTGGTCATCAAGTCACGACCCATGCGCCGATCGCGATTCAGCAAAGAGCAGAACTGGGCAAGGATACCTATGCCATTGATGGATCGCCTGCGGACTGTGTAAGGGTGGCGATCGCACATTTATATAGTGATGTGAAATTGGTGCTATCAGGCATCAATCATGGTGGCAATATGGGCGTGGATGTCTATATGTCGGGGACTGTGGCGGCGGTACGCGAGGCAGCTTTTCATAATATTCCTGCGATCGCTATTTCCCATTATCGCGATCGGCGTAGAGAGTTTGACTGGAATTGGGCTGCCGAGACTTCCGCTAGGGTAATTAAGCAACTGTTAGAAATTCAACTTCCGCCGCAGTCCTATTGGAATGTGAATTTGCCTCATTTAGAGATGGCAGATCTTGATACCATTCCTGAAATTGTATTTTGCGAAAAGTCGAGTCAGCCGTTGCCGTTAGGTTTTAAAGTCGATGGCGATCGCGTAACCTATGCGGGTCGTTACAATCTTCGAGATCGCGCTCCCAATACCGATGTCGATGTCTGCTTCTCAGGCAAAATTGCAGTTACACAAATGGGGGTTTAGAACATCTGTAGTTCTTTCTCTTGAAATTAACTGTAAAGACTTGGAGCGTAGAGAACGACATTTTCTTGTTCATTGGGATCATTGCGGGACACGATCGCGTGGGCTGCCTCCGTATCACTGAGGTTATAAGGCTGATGCGGCACACCTGCGGGAATGAAGATAAAATCACCAGCCTCATTAATCACTGATTGGCTCAAACCCTTGCCATAGCGAGTTTCCACTCTTCCCTTGACTAGATAAATTGCAGTTTCATAGTCCCGATGAAAGTGAGGCTCCGCTTTGCCTCCTGCGGGAATGATCACCAGATTCATCGAAATTCCCTTTGCACCCGCAGTAGTGCCAGATATACCAACAAAATAGGGCAGCTTTTGCAGAGTGGCGGTTTCACTGTCTGGACGAACTGTGATGATTTGGCTGGAATGGTCAGGTAATTGCTCAGAAACAGAATTAACCATAGCAATTTCAAGTAAGTTTGGTAGATAGCATTAGCATAGTCACGACAAATGCTAATTACATCATAATAACCAAAAAAATATAGTAGAGGGTATTAGTGAAGCCAGATAAATATTTAAAAGCGCGGCTTCGCCGCGCTTTTAAATATTTATCTGGCTTTTAATTCAACGCAACGCTCTGTAATTCAACCTTTTACACAGATAATCTGCTTCAAAGTCGCGACTACTTCTACGAGATCGGATTGCTGATTCATCACTTGCTCAATCGGTTTATAAGCCGCAGGAATCTCATCAATGATGCCTGTGTCCTTACGACATTCAATTCCTTTAGTCTGCTGAATCAAATCATCTAAAGTGAACTGATCCTTCGCTTTACTGCGAGAGCTTAGTACAGGACAAAAAGTTGCAAAAGTAGGCAGGGAGGGGTTTTATAAAAGATAACCACATCGTAAATAAAACCCCTATGAAAGAGATTAACCTATTCCGAGAAAAGTTGCAGCAACATCTGCAATGGAATAGAGCAAGACTAGCCTTTGTGTCCATGTTCTTGATCGCGCTAATGCGAGTAAAGACAGTAAACCTAGCTGAAATTGCCACAGGATTTAGTGGTTATGCCAAAGTCGAATCACACTATAAGAGGTTACAGAGATTTTTTCGAGACTTTGAAGTGGACTATGAAAAGATCGCACTCATGGTCGTCAAAGTCATGCAAATCCCCGAACCTTGGGTAATTTCTATCGACCGCACCGATTGGGAATTCGGTAAAACCGTGTTTAATGTGCTGACATTGGGAATAGTGCATTACGGTATTGCATTCCCGTTGGTATGGATGATGCTGGACAAAAAAGGTAACTCAAACACCCGTGAGCGCTGTGAATTGTGTAATCGATTTCTGGAAATATTTGGAGACCGCAAAATCGACTTTTTGAGTGCAGACCGAGAGTTTGTCGGTGAGGATTGGTTAGATTACTTGTTGTGTGAACCATGTAACCGTTTTCGTATCCGCCGTAAAAATACTTTGCTCAATGACGGGCAGAAAAAACTGCGTGCCGACATTTGTTTTCAAGACCTCCAAGTTGGTCAGTCCAAAGTATTGTCCAAGCCCAGAAAGGTTTGGAACCATTGGCTTCGTATAGCCGCTATGCGTCTTGATGATGGCGATTTATTAATTGTCGCGACGACTCATGACCCTGATACGGCTATTGCTGACTATGCTAAGCGTTGGGCTATTGAGACTTTATTCGGGTGCTTTAAAACCCGTGGCTTTTGTTTGGAGTCCACTCATCTTCAAGATCCTGAACGTCTTTCCAAACTAATTGCTTTGCTTACTCTGGCTTTATGTTGGGCTTTTTCTTCTGGGCTTTGGTTGGCTCAACTAAATCCCCTCAAGCCTAAAAAACACGGTCGTCTTCCTAAAAGCATTTTTCGCCTTGGTTTTGATTTCCTTCGTCACATCATCTTTGACTTACATCTCAATTCTCAAGCCTTCTTTAACTCCATTAAATTTTTGTCCTGTACTTAGCTGCGAGAGAGTAACCGTCCTGCGCCATGCGAACAGGAACAATAACTTTCAGCATTTCCTTTCCCTTTGACAATGAAAGATTTTGCTCCCATTGAACCGGGGATAATGCCATAGTCTTCTGTTCTCGCTCTCACTGCACCCTTGCGCGTGACATACACATCTTCACCAAAATGAGTTTCCTTCTCAGCGTAGTTGTGATGACAATTGACCGTTAGCAGAGGCTTACATGGTTTACCACCACTAGCATACTTCTCGATAATCTTCTTAAATCGCGCCATCATGACATCACGATTGAAATGTGCATATGCTTGCGCCCATTGCAAATCACGCCAGTAAGCAGCGAATTCAGAAGTACCTGCCACAAAATAGGCGAGGTCTTTATCGGGTAGAGAAGTTCCTGCTAGTTTTGCTAAATCCTTTGCCGTCTCAATATGTCTTTGCGCTAGCATATTGCCGATATTTCGAGAACCAGAATGTAGCATTAGCCATATTTGATGATCGGTATCTATGCAGACTTCGATGAAGTGATTTCCGCCACCGAGGGAACCCATTTGCTTCATCGCTTTACTTTCTAGATGCTGAACGCCACTATGCAAATCGCGGAAGTCGCGCCATCCTTGCCAATTGAGGACAGGCTTTTCTACTTCTTTATTGTCATTAAAACCGACAGGAATCGCGGCTTCAATTTCTAAACGAATTTGCTTGAGTTTTCCCTCTAAGTGGTCATAGTGAAATGGAGTTTTGATCGCAGCCATACCGCAACCAATGTCAACGCCCACAGCCGCAGGTACGATCGCTTCTTTGGTGGCAACGACAGAACCGACGAGTGCACCTTTACCGAGATGAACATCGGGCATGAGGGCAACATGTTTGAACACAAAGGGCAAGGAGGCAACATTTTTCGCCATTTGGGTTTCCGCATGACCAAGGTCATGATCTGCCCAAGACAAGACTGGCTTGGGTGTGGAAATATCTAATTTTTGAAAAGGCATAATTTTAATGATGTTTCAATATGTAGTATATATACTACATATTGAAACATGATCATGCAATGTTCCTTACGAGGGAATGATCTTGCAGGGTAATGCTTTGCGCTGCAAAACCAAGAGAAATGTTTGAAAGCACCGCTTCGCAGTGCTTTCAAACATTTTGATTACTTTAATAGCGATCGCATTTGTTTTGCCACCAGATCAGGATGTTCAGCCTTCATCAAGGAACGTACTACAGCAACTCGCTTTGCACCTGCGGCGATCGCTTCTTCTAAGTTATGTTCATCGATACCGCCGATCGCAAACCAAGGTATCTGGATATTTTGTGCCGCGTAATTGACATACTCATAACCTGCGGCTGCTTTATTGGGTTTAGTGGGTGTGGCATGGACAGGCCCCACACCGACATAATCCACTTGATTATTCAGGGCAATCGCTAATTCTTGAGGATTAGTGGTGGATTGCCCGATGATGTATTGGGAAGCATCACCACCATTAGCATTGAGGATTTGGCTCACTGCGGCAACTGGCAAATCCGTTTGTCCCACATGGATGCCATCGGCTCCGACGGCGATCGCAATATCCACGCGATCATTTACAAGAAATAACGCATCGTATTTATGGCAAATGTCACAAAGCTGCTGGGCAAGCTGTAAACGAGTGCCGTCTTCTCCTTCCTTTTGGCGATACTGCACAATCTGCACCCCACCTTGCAGTGCTGACTCCACCACGGAGACAATGTTATCCACGGGCATAGTCACCAGATATAAACTCGCAGCTTGTAACTTTTGGCGGCGCATCTGTCCAATATTGGTTGCTTCATAACTTAGTAATTGGCTCTCTAAGGTATAGACCTGATAGCGCAATTGCTTCATTGCTGCGCCCAAATTGGGATCAACAATTTTGCCATATTCCTCTAAAACCCTGAGCGCCTCCTGCAAGCGTCCCATATTCGCTCGCAATACCGATTGCACATCCGCACGACTTACCTCATTTGCGTGACTTAATCCCGTGGCAGGGTCATCTGGGGTATTACGGGCGCGACGAAATTCTTCTCGATGCCATTGGGCGAGTTCTTGGCGCATCTGTTTACAGCGATCGCATAGGTCGAGATCTTCTAAACCAAAGCGACACCATTCTTCGATGGTGCGAATTGCCTCACGGGCGCGATCGAGATTGGCATCAAGGATGCGATAAATAATTTGTTGAGACATGGGGCAAAAAGGAAAGTTTTTCTAACTTAAGAGGAGTGTGCTTCGCACACTCCTCTTAGTTTAAAAGTCAAAATCAAAGTCAAAGGCTGGTTCGGCGCGTAATTTGCCTAAACCTAACTCTTTATCATCCATCAGCTTGATTTCGTAATAGCCCAAGATATGATGGGGCGCAGGATTGCCTCGTGAACCGCCTGTAATGCCCATGGCAATAATGACGCAGATATTACCTTTAGTATTTTTGGCCCGTTGCTTCCAACGTTTGTGATGATCACTATTGAGCGCTTTCCTGTCAAATTCGCCAAAGAGATGGAGATCATCGTTGTTCATCACCATTAAGCCCAGTTGGCAGGTATTACCGAGGATATCCTCCGCAGGATTGAAGCATAAAGCGTGGATACCACCAAAGTTATTAATTCTTTCGATTAATTCTAAGGCTTTGGGGCGGGAGGTCTGAATCATCAGTCCTGCTAAGCCTTCACTTTTTTGAGCAGATGTCGCTATAGGTTTGTCCGCAAGCTGACGATGGATATTTGTGCTGCGTAAAAACTCCACCTGTGCCCAAGGAATGGTCATCATATGGATCAGGGCATTTTCTGGCCAAAGATCCTCTTTGATCAATGGGGAATCGTCATCATCATCGTCATCTTCAACCAAGTTATGTAATTCATCTGCCAGATCGGGCATGGTCTGGACAACTACTTCAATACTTTCCTCGACATCACTATCGAGACTGGGGGCATAAATAGTGTAAGTCCCCGTTAAATTACCAAAACTAGATTTCAGGCGATTACTGTACTGTTCCCAGAATTTATTTAAGGCTTCGAGCGCCACGGTCAGCGCGATCGCTTCTTCATCGTATAGGTAGGGTCTACCACCTTCGAGAGGATGCAATGTGCCATAGATCGGCTTCATGGGTGTAGAGGCGACAGGCAATGCCCTCACCTTGCCACGAAATGGAAATGGCGGAAAATCATCTTCCATTTCCAACTCTGGAGTTTCAAACAAATTAAACAGACAGTCTTGATGTAGGAAGGTTTCTTCGATTTCATCCTCAGAACTGCCTGCAACGATCCGATGGCGAAACTTGACTAGGGATTCTTCGGTGCGGTAAAAGATCACCCCTTGCTCTAGCCCCATTTTGCCCATGACGATCGCATAGAGGGTTTCTAGATCCCATGCATCCAGCTTGATGGAAATTACCTGATGATCCCAGAGAGAGTTCCAAGGAGCATTGTGCCATAGCTGTTCAGACTGTCTATGTAGGGCTTCGGCAAATCGCTCTGGTACTACGGGAGGGTTGGCGGAAAAACTTTCTAAAATATGCGAAAAAATTTCATCAATTAAGGGGAGTCGCTCGATATATTCAACGGAAATTCCTAAATCTTGGAGTACGCCACGTAGATAAAATTGCAGTTCGCGATCGCATACCAAAATCTTTTGTGGCAAGGAGGGTTGGGCA includes the following:
- a CDS encoding DUF6930 domain-containing protein, which translates into the protein MTTLNRSTLRRLKKLKQTSAVWEGDRRALPAKIRQPQDSSNIIPLHAPDEESKPHCILWVDGSMGMVRSMDVVDSAVGQEAFVRALLQAIEHPQSPAQPSLPQKILVCDRELQFYLRGVLQDLGISVEYIERLPLIDEIFSHILESFSANPPVVPERFAEALHRQSEQLWHNAPWNSLWDHQVISIKLDAWDLETLYAIVMGKMGLEQGVIFYRTEESLVKFRHRIVAGSSEDEIEETFLHQDCLFNLFETPELEMEDDFPPFPFRGKVRALPVASTPMKPIYGTLHPLEGGRPYLYDEEAIALTVALEALNKFWEQYSNRLKSSFGNLTGTYTIYAPSLDSDVEESIEVVVQTMPDLADELHNLVEDDDDDDDSPLIKEDLWPENALIHMMTIPWAQVEFLRSTNIHRQLADKPIATSAQKSEGLAGLMIQTSRPKALELIERINNFGGIHALCFNPAEDILGNTCQLGLMVMNNDDLHLFGEFDRKALNSDHHKRWKQRAKNTKGNICVIIAMGITGGSRGNPAPHHILGYYEIKLMDDKELGLGKLRAEPAFDFDFDF